A single region of the Pseudomonas granadensis genome encodes:
- a CDS encoding ABC transporter ATP-binding protein, with protein MATLELRNVNKTYGAGLPDTLKNIELSIKDGEFLILVGPSGCGKSTLMNCIAGLETITGGAIMIGDQDVSGMSPKDRDIAMVFQSYALYPTMSVRENIEFGLKIRKMPQAAIDEEVARVAKLLQIEHLLNRKPGQLSGGQQQRVAMGRALARRPKIYLFDEPLSNLDAKLRVEMRTEMKLMHQRLKTTTVYVTHDQIEAMTLGDKVAVMKDGIIQQFGTPKDIYNDPANLFVASFIGSPPMNFIPLRLQRKDGRLLALLDSGQARCELPMSMQDAGLEDREVILGLRPEQICLANGEGNGLPSIRAEVQVTEPTGPDTLVFVNLNDTKVCCRLAPDVAPQVGESLTLQFDPSKVLLFDAKTGERLGTAGQPQADARSANVAQFKGR; from the coding sequence ATGGCAACGCTCGAACTTCGCAACGTCAACAAGACTTACGGTGCCGGCCTGCCGGACACCCTGAAGAACATCGAACTGTCGATCAAGGACGGCGAATTCCTGATTCTCGTCGGCCCGTCGGGTTGCGGTAAATCGACTTTGATGAACTGCATCGCCGGCCTGGAAACCATCACCGGCGGCGCGATCATGATCGGCGATCAGGACGTCAGTGGCATGAGCCCCAAGGATCGTGACATCGCCATGGTGTTTCAGTCCTACGCGCTGTACCCGACCATGAGCGTGCGCGAGAACATCGAGTTCGGCCTGAAGATCCGCAAGATGCCGCAAGCTGCGATCGACGAAGAAGTCGCCCGCGTCGCCAAGCTGCTGCAGATCGAACACTTGCTCAATCGCAAGCCGGGCCAGCTCTCCGGCGGGCAGCAACAGCGCGTGGCGATGGGTCGTGCGCTGGCACGTCGGCCGAAGATCTACCTGTTCGACGAACCGCTGTCCAACCTCGACGCCAAGCTGCGCGTCGAGATGCGCACCGAAATGAAACTGATGCACCAGCGTCTGAAAACCACCACGGTTTACGTGACGCACGACCAGATCGAAGCGATGACCCTGGGCGACAAAGTCGCGGTGATGAAAGACGGAATCATTCAGCAGTTCGGCACCCCTAAGGATATCTACAACGATCCGGCCAACCTGTTCGTCGCCAGCTTCATCGGTTCGCCGCCAATGAACTTCATTCCGCTGCGCTTGCAGCGCAAGGACGGCCGTTTGCTGGCGCTGCTCGACAGCGGTCAGGCGCGTTGCGAATTGCCGATGAGCATGCAGGACGCCGGGCTTGAAGACCGCGAAGTGATCCTCGGCCTGCGCCCTGAGCAGATCTGTCTGGCGAACGGCGAGGGCAATGGCCTGCCGAGCATTCGCGCTGAAGTGCAGGTCACCGAGCCGACCGGTCCGGACACCCTGGTGTTCGTCAATTTGAATGACACCAAAGTCTGCTGCCGACTGGCGCCAGACGTGGCACCGCAGGTGGGCGAGAGCCTGACGCTGCAGTTCGATCCGTCGAAAGTGTTGTTGTTCGATGCCAAAACCGGTGAGCGCCTCGGCACTGCCGGTCAACCACAGGCCGATGCGCGGTCTGCGAACGTGGCGCAATTCAAAGGCCGCTGA
- a CDS encoding carbohydrate ABC transporter permease: MTSLAAKPAISFSRIAIYAVLIFAVILYLVPLVVMLLTSFKTPEDISTGNLLSWPTVVSGIGWVKAWATVDGYFWNSIKITVPAVIISTAIGALNGYVLSMWRFRGSQLFFGLLLFGCFLPFQTVLLPASFTLGKMGLASTTTGLVFVHVVYGLAFTTLFFRNYYVSIPDALVKAARLDGAGFFTIFRRIILPMSTPIIMVCLIWQFTQIWNDFLFGVVFSSGDSQPITVALNNLVNTSTGAKEYNVDMAAAMIAGLPTLLVYVVAGKYFVRGLTAGAVKG, translated from the coding sequence ATGACTAGTCTCGCTGCCAAACCCGCGATCAGCTTCAGTCGCATCGCCATTTACGCGGTGCTGATTTTCGCGGTGATTCTGTATCTGGTGCCGCTGGTGGTCATGCTGCTGACCAGCTTCAAGACCCCGGAAGACATCAGCACCGGCAACCTGCTGAGCTGGCCGACCGTGGTCAGCGGCATCGGCTGGGTGAAGGCCTGGGCCACGGTTGATGGTTATTTCTGGAACTCGATCAAGATCACCGTTCCGGCCGTGATCATCTCCACCGCCATCGGCGCGTTGAACGGTTACGTGCTGTCGATGTGGCGCTTCCGTGGTTCGCAACTGTTCTTCGGTCTGCTGCTGTTCGGCTGCTTCCTGCCGTTCCAGACCGTGCTGCTGCCGGCCTCGTTCACCCTCGGCAAGATGGGCCTGGCGAGCACCACCACGGGCCTGGTTTTCGTTCACGTGGTTTACGGTCTGGCGTTCACCACGCTGTTCTTCCGTAACTATTACGTGAGCATTCCCGATGCGCTGGTCAAGGCTGCGCGACTGGACGGTGCCGGTTTCTTCACGATTTTCCGCCGGATCATTCTGCCGATGTCGACGCCGATCATCATGGTCTGCCTGATCTGGCAGTTCACCCAGATCTGGAACGACTTCCTCTTCGGTGTGGTGTTCTCCAGCGGCGATTCGCAGCCGATCACCGTGGCGCTGAACAACCTGGTCAATACCAGCACCGGTGCCAAGGAATATAACGTGGACATGGCAGCGGCGATGATCGCCGGCCTGCCGACCCTGCTGGTCTATGTGGTCGCAGGCAAGTATTTCGTGCGCGGGCTGACGGCCGGCGCGGTCAAGGGGTAA
- a CDS encoding carbohydrate ABC transporter permease, whose translation MSSVAVFSKASPFDALQRWLPKLVLAPSMFIVLVGFYGYILWTFILSFTTSTFLPNYKWAGLAQYARLFDNDRWWVASKNLAVFGGMFIGITLVIGVLLAVFLDQRIRREGFIRTIYLYPMALSMIVTGTAWKWLLNPGMGLDKLLRDWGWEGFRLDWLIDPDRVVYCLVIAAVWQASGFIMAMFLAGLRGVDQSIIRAAQIDGASMPRIYWKVVLPSLRPVFFSAVMILAHIAIKSFDLVAAMTAGGPGYSSDLPAMFMYSFTFSRGQMGMGSASAILMLGAILAIIVPYLYSELRTKRND comes from the coding sequence ATGAGTTCTGTTGCTGTGTTCAGCAAGGCCTCGCCGTTCGATGCATTGCAGCGCTGGCTACCGAAACTGGTGCTGGCGCCGAGCATGTTCATCGTGCTGGTGGGCTTCTATGGCTACATCCTGTGGACGTTCATTCTGTCGTTCACCACTTCGACTTTTCTGCCCAACTACAAGTGGGCCGGTCTGGCGCAATACGCACGGTTGTTCGACAACGACCGCTGGTGGGTGGCGAGCAAGAACCTTGCGGTATTTGGCGGCATGTTCATCGGCATCACTTTGGTGATCGGTGTGCTGCTGGCGGTGTTCCTCGACCAGCGCATCCGTCGCGAAGGCTTTATCCGCACCATTTACCTGTACCCGATGGCGCTCTCGATGATCGTGACCGGTACCGCGTGGAAATGGCTGCTCAACCCGGGCATGGGCCTGGACAAATTGTTGCGTGACTGGGGCTGGGAAGGCTTCCGTCTCGACTGGCTGATCGACCCCGATCGCGTGGTCTACTGCCTGGTGATCGCCGCTGTGTGGCAAGCCTCGGGCTTCATCATGGCGATGTTCCTCGCCGGCCTGCGTGGCGTCGATCAATCAATCATCCGTGCCGCGCAAATCGACGGCGCGAGCATGCCGCGCATCTACTGGAAAGTCGTGCTGCCCAGCCTGCGTCCGGTGTTCTTCAGTGCGGTAATGATTCTGGCGCACATCGCGATCAAGAGCTTCGACCTCGTCGCCGCGATGACCGCGGGCGGTCCGGGTTATTCCTCCGACCTGCCAGCGATGTTCATGTATTCGTTCACCTTCAGTCGCGGCCAGATGGGCATGGGCTCGGCCAGTGCGATTCTGATGCTCGGTGCGATCCTCGCGATCATCGTGCCTTACCTGTATTCCGAGCTGAGGACCAAGCGCAATGACTAG
- a CDS encoding ABC transporter substrate-binding protein, which translates to MNAISRLATVISVASLFPLAILPLSVSAAESKGSVEVVHWWTSGGEKAAVDVLKAQVEKDGFTWKDGAVAGGGGATAMTVLKSRAVAGNPPGVAQIKGPDIQEWASTGLLDTDVLKDVAKSEKWDSLLDKKVSDTVKYDGDYVAVPVNIHRVNWLWINPEVFKKAGITKNPTTLEEFYAAGDKLKAAGFIPLAHGGQPWQDSTVFEAVVLSVMGVDGYKKALVDLDNKALTGPEMVKALTELKKVATYMDADGKGQDWNLEAAKVINGKAGMQIMGDWAKSEWTAAKKVAGKDYECVAFPGTDKAFTYNIDSLAVFKQKDAGTAAGQQDIAKVVLGENFQKVFSINKGSIPVRNDMLNNMDKLGFDSCAQTAAKDFLADAKSGGLQPSMAHNMATTLAVQGAFFDVVTNYINDPKADPADAAKKLGAAVQSAK; encoded by the coding sequence ATGAATGCGATTTCTCGCCTCGCTACTGTCATTTCTGTCGCCTCCCTGTTCCCGCTCGCAATCCTGCCGCTCAGTGTTTCCGCTGCCGAATCCAAAGGTTCGGTCGAAGTCGTGCACTGGTGGACCTCCGGTGGCGAAAAAGCCGCTGTCGATGTGCTCAAGGCTCAAGTCGAAAAAGACGGTTTCACCTGGAAGGACGGCGCTGTCGCCGGTGGTGGCGGTGCGACTGCCATGACCGTGCTGAAAAGCCGCGCCGTTGCCGGCAACCCGCCGGGCGTTGCGCAGATCAAAGGCCCGGATATCCAGGAATGGGCATCGACCGGCCTGCTCGACACCGACGTTTTGAAAGACGTTGCCAAGTCGGAAAAGTGGGACAGCCTGCTCGACAAGAAAGTCTCCGACACCGTCAAGTACGACGGTGATTACGTGGCCGTGCCGGTGAACATTCACCGTGTCAACTGGCTGTGGATCAACCCGGAAGTGTTCAAGAAAGCCGGGATCACCAAGAACCCAACCACCCTCGAAGAGTTCTACGCCGCGGGCGACAAGCTGAAAGCCGCAGGCTTCATTCCGCTGGCTCACGGCGGTCAGCCTTGGCAGGACAGCACCGTGTTCGAAGCCGTGGTGCTTTCGGTCATGGGTGTCGACGGTTACAAGAAAGCCCTGGTCGACCTCGACAACAAAGCGCTGACCGGCCCGGAAATGGTCAAGGCGCTGACCGAGCTGAAGAAAGTCGCGACCTACATGGACGCTGACGGCAAAGGTCAGGACTGGAACCTCGAAGCGGCCAAGGTCATCAACGGCAAGGCCGGCATGCAGATCATGGGTGACTGGGCCAAGTCCGAATGGACCGCCGCCAAGAAAGTCGCCGGCAAGGACTACGAGTGCGTAGCGTTCCCGGGCACCGACAAAGCGTTCACCTACAACATCGACTCGCTGGCCGTGTTCAAGCAAAAGGACGCGGGCACTGCGGCCGGCCAGCAAGACATCGCCAAAGTCGTGCTGGGTGAAAACTTCCAGAAAGTCTTCAGCATCAACAAAGGCTCGATTCCGGTTCGCAACGACATGTTGAACAACATGGACAAGCTCGGCTTCGACTCCTGCGCACAGACCGCTGCCAAGGATTTCCTCGCGGACGCCAAATCCGGCGGCCTGCAACCGAGCATGGCGCACAACATGGCGACCACGCTGGCCGTGCAGGGCGCGTTCTTTGACGTAGTCACCAACTACATCAACGACCCGAAAGCCGACCCGGCCGATGCCGCGAAGAAACTCGGCGCGGCGGTTCAGTCAGCCAAATAG
- a CDS encoding D-mannose isomerase produces the protein MDTFHPGFSSWLNAPAHQQWLAAEGLRLLDFAKAARLPEGFGNLDERGQLPANAQAETMNTARMTHSFAMAHIQGLPGFADLIDHGVAALRGPLRDALHGGWFAVAEHRDDNTGKNAYLHAFVALAASSAVVAQRPGAQALLDDAIDIIDTYFWSEEEGAMREFFNRDWSEEEAYRGANSNMHATEAFLALADVTEDPRWLVRAQRIVERVIHGHAAANDYMVIEHFNRDWQPLRDYNHDNPADGFRPYGTTPGHGFEWARLLLHLEAARVQAGMLTPGWLATDAQKLFENNCRHGWNVDGAPGIVYTLDWDNKAVVRHRLHWTHAEASAAASALLKRTGDAQYETWYRLFWEFCELQFIDRCNGSWHHELNPQNQPSADIWPGKPDLYHAWQAVLIPRLPLAPSMATALAQLSQGSPV, from the coding sequence ATGGACACCTTTCACCCAGGCTTCAGCAGTTGGCTGAACGCGCCTGCCCACCAGCAATGGCTCGCCGCCGAAGGCCTGCGCCTGCTGGATTTCGCCAAGGCAGCAAGACTTCCCGAAGGTTTCGGCAACCTCGACGAGCGCGGCCAATTACCGGCCAATGCGCAAGCCGAAACCATGAACACCGCACGCATGACTCACAGCTTCGCCATGGCGCATATCCAGGGCCTGCCGGGGTTTGCCGACCTGATCGACCACGGCGTCGCCGCGCTGCGTGGGCCGTTGCGTGATGCGCTGCACGGTGGCTGGTTCGCGGTCGCCGAACATCGTGACGACAACACCGGCAAGAATGCCTACCTGCATGCCTTTGTCGCGTTGGCCGCCAGTTCTGCCGTGGTTGCACAACGGCCCGGCGCCCAGGCTTTGCTGGATGATGCGATCGACATCATCGACACGTATTTCTGGAGCGAAGAAGAGGGCGCCATGCGCGAATTCTTCAACCGCGACTGGAGCGAAGAGGAAGCCTACCGTGGCGCCAACAGCAACATGCACGCCACCGAAGCGTTCCTCGCGTTGGCCGATGTCACCGAAGACCCGCGCTGGCTGGTGCGTGCCCAGCGCATCGTTGAACGCGTGATTCATGGTCACGCTGCGGCCAACGATTACATGGTTATTGAGCACTTCAACCGCGACTGGCAGCCGCTGCGCGATTACAACCACGACAATCCTGCTGATGGCTTCCGTCCTTACGGCACCACGCCGGGCCACGGGTTCGAATGGGCGCGGCTGCTGCTGCACCTCGAAGCGGCGCGGGTCCAGGCCGGCATGCTCACGCCGGGCTGGCTCGCCACTGATGCGCAAAAACTGTTCGAGAACAACTGCCGCCACGGCTGGAACGTCGACGGTGCGCCGGGCATCGTTTATACCCTCGATTGGGACAACAAAGCGGTGGTCCGCCATCGTTTGCACTGGACCCACGCCGAAGCCAGCGCCGCCGCGAGCGCCTTGCTCAAGCGCACCGGTGATGCCCAATACGAGACCTGGTACCGATTGTTCTGGGAATTCTGCGAACTGCAATTCATCGACCGCTGCAACGGCAGCTGGCATCACGAGCTCAATCCGCAAAACCAGCCAAGTGCCGATATCTGGCCGGGCAAGCCTGATCTGTATCACGCCTGGCAGGCCGTTTTGATTCCACGATTGCCGCTGGCACCGAGCATGGCCACGGCTTTGGCGCAGTTATCCCAAGGCAGTCCTGTGTAA
- a CDS encoding ATP-binding protein translates to MLTESLRKLAAKVPVPRSLLGRMLLLTLLAVLFAQTLSSVIWVSQLRATQLEGLVTSARSLAHSMTASVSYFRSLPVAYRPLVLDQLRSMGGTRFVVTLNDKPLGMDVLPVTPRKAAVMQAVDEVLRQTLGHDTDISVTFVSPEDLRIFNAGLKLDELPRSWAHYALTLEPVNPPVLVTQIQMAPGEWLYIASLLPEPYTSLEEQGLPSQQVWFIVLTSGFLLLFIGLLVHWQSRPLKRLARSARDLSLGADVEPVAEGGGSEVVEVGRAFNTMRERISRYLTERSQLFSAISHDLRTPITRLRLRVELLEDEKLQAKFGRDLDELELLVKGALQCVKDTDIHENIEPVDLNHVLDCLVEPYLAPNGNGRVTQHGRALTAYPGKPLALKRCIGNLIDNALKYGRNAHLHIDDDESAFVLHVDDEGPGVPEQRLEQVFEPHFRLAGQQQGYGLGLGIARNIAHSHGGEVTLQNLREGGLRVTLQLPRSVD, encoded by the coding sequence ATGCTCACTGAGTCGCTACGCAAACTCGCCGCAAAAGTCCCGGTGCCGCGTTCGCTGCTCGGGCGCATGCTGCTGTTGACCCTGCTCGCGGTGCTGTTTGCGCAAACCCTGTCGAGCGTGATCTGGGTCTCGCAACTGCGCGCGACGCAGCTCGAAGGGCTGGTCACCAGCGCGCGCAGCCTGGCCCATTCGATGACCGCCAGCGTCAGCTATTTTCGCTCGCTGCCGGTGGCGTACCGGCCGCTGGTGCTCGACCAGTTGCGCAGCATGGGCGGTACGCGTTTCGTCGTGACCCTGAATGACAAGCCGCTGGGCATGGACGTGCTGCCGGTCACCCCGCGCAAAGCGGCGGTGATGCAAGCGGTGGATGAAGTGCTGCGCCAGACCCTGGGCCATGACACGGATATTTCGGTGACCTTCGTCAGCCCCGAGGACCTGCGCATTTTCAACGCCGGGTTGAAGCTTGATGAGCTGCCACGCTCGTGGGCGCATTACGCGCTGACGCTCGAGCCGGTCAATCCGCCGGTGCTGGTCACGCAGATTCAAATGGCCCCGGGCGAATGGCTGTACATCGCCTCGCTGTTGCCCGAGCCCTACACCAGTCTCGAAGAACAAGGCCTGCCGTCGCAGCAGGTGTGGTTCATCGTCCTCACCAGCGGTTTTCTGCTGTTGTTCATTGGGCTTTTGGTGCACTGGCAGAGCCGCCCGCTCAAGCGTCTGGCGCGCTCGGCGCGGGATTTGTCGCTGGGCGCCGACGTCGAACCGGTGGCCGAGGGCGGTGGCAGCGAAGTGGTCGAAGTGGGCCGCGCATTCAACACCATGCGCGAACGCATCAGCCGCTACCTGACCGAGCGCAGCCAGTTGTTCAGCGCGATTTCCCATGACCTGCGCACGCCAATCACCCGCTTGCGCTTGCGCGTCGAACTGCTCGAAGACGAAAAACTGCAAGCCAAGTTCGGCCGTGATCTGGATGAGCTGGAACTGCTGGTCAAAGGCGCGCTGCAATGCGTCAAGGACACCGATATCCACGAGAACATCGAGCCGGTGGACCTCAACCATGTGCTCGATTGCCTGGTCGAGCCGTATCTGGCACCGAACGGCAACGGCCGCGTGACCCAGCACGGCCGCGCGCTGACGGCGTATCCGGGCAAGCCGCTGGCGTTGAAACGCTGCATCGGTAACCTGATCGATAACGCGCTCAAGTACGGGCGGAACGCGCATCTGCACATCGATGATGATGAAAGCGCGTTCGTCCTGCATGTCGACGACGAAGGCCCGGGCGTGCCGGAGCAGCGTCTGGAGCAGGTGTTCGAACCGCATTTTCGCTTGGCCGGGCAGCAGCAGGGTTATGGGCTGGGGTTGGGCATTGCGCGCAATATTGCCCACAGCCATGGTGGGGAAGTGACGTTGCAGAATCTGCGTGAAGGGGGGTTGCGGGTGACGTTGCAGTTACCTCGGTCTGTGGATTAA
- a CDS encoding response regulator gives MSSVNKSILLVDDDQEIRELLETYLTRAGFQVRATADGASFRQALNEAPSDLVILDVMLPDEDGFSLCRWVRQHPRQAQVPIIMLTASSDEADRVIGLELGADDYLGKPFSPRELQARIKALLRRAQFAHERSGSEVLAFDEWRLDMVSHRLFHTDGEEVILSGADFALLKLFLDHPQEILDRDTIGNATRGRDLMPLDRIVDMAVSRLRQRLRDTEKPPRLIRTVRGSGYQLAANVVAGNAH, from the coding sequence GTGAGCTCAGTCAACAAGTCGATATTGTTGGTCGATGACGATCAAGAGATACGCGAGTTGCTGGAAACCTACCTGACCCGCGCCGGGTTTCAGGTACGCGCCACCGCCGACGGGGCCAGTTTCCGTCAGGCGCTCAACGAGGCGCCGAGCGATCTGGTGATTCTCGACGTCATGCTGCCCGACGAAGACGGCTTCAGCCTGTGCCGTTGGGTGCGCCAGCATCCACGTCAGGCGCAGGTGCCGATCATCATGCTGACCGCCAGTTCCGACGAAGCCGACCGCGTGATCGGTCTGGAACTCGGCGCTGACGATTACCTCGGCAAACCGTTCAGCCCGCGCGAACTGCAAGCGCGGATCAAGGCCCTGTTGCGCCGCGCGCAATTTGCGCACGAACGCAGCGGCAGTGAAGTGCTGGCTTTTGACGAGTGGCGGCTGGACATGGTCAGCCATCGGCTGTTTCACACCGACGGCGAGGAAGTGATTCTCTCCGGTGCCGATTTCGCGCTGCTCAAACTGTTTCTCGATCACCCACAGGAAATCCTCGACCGCGACACCATCGGCAACGCCACCCGTGGCCGCGACCTGATGCCGCTCGACCGGATTGTCGACATGGCCGTCAGCCGTTTGCGCCAGCGTCTGCGCGACACCGAAAAACCGCCGCGACTGATCCGCACCGTGCGCGGCAGCGGCTATCAACTGGCAGCCAACGTGGTTGCCGGCAATGCTCACTGA
- a CDS encoding glucokinase, which produces MKLALVGDIGGTNARFALWQNQQLQSVQVLATADFASPEEAISLYLSGLGLAPGAIGSVCLSVAGPVSGDEFKFTNNHWRLSRSAFCKTLQVEQLLLTNDFSAMALGMTRLQPGEFRVICEGTPEPLRPAVVIGPGTGLGVGTLLDLGEGRFAALPGEGGHVDLPLSSPRETQLWQHIYNEIGHVSAETALSGGGLPRLYRAICAVDGHEPTLDTPEAISAAGLAGDPIALEVLEQFCCWLGRVAGNNVLTTGARGGVYIVGGVIPRFADFFASSGFARSFADKGCMSDYFKGIPVWLVTAPYSGLVGAGVALDQAIPT; this is translated from the coding sequence TTGAAACTGGCTTTGGTCGGTGACATCGGAGGCACCAACGCACGTTTTGCGTTGTGGCAAAACCAGCAACTGCAATCGGTTCAGGTGCTGGCCACGGCCGACTTTGCCAGCCCGGAAGAGGCGATCAGCCTGTATCTGAGCGGGCTCGGTCTGGCGCCGGGGGCGATCGGCTCGGTGTGCCTGTCGGTCGCCGGTCCGGTCAGCGGCGATGAATTCAAGTTCACCAACAATCACTGGCGCCTGAGCCGCAGCGCGTTCTGCAAGACCTTGCAGGTCGAGCAATTGTTGCTGACCAATGATTTTTCGGCGATGGCGCTGGGCATGACCCGCTTGCAACCGGGCGAGTTCCGGGTGATCTGCGAGGGCACGCCGGAGCCGTTGCGCCCGGCGGTGGTGATTGGCCCAGGCACCGGGCTGGGCGTTGGCACTCTGCTGGATCTCGGCGAAGGTCGCTTCGCGGCATTGCCGGGCGAGGGCGGTCACGTTGACCTGCCGCTGAGCAGCCCGCGCGAAACCCAACTGTGGCAGCACATCTACAACGAGATCGGCCATGTCAGCGCCGAGACCGCATTGAGCGGCGGCGGCTTGCCGCGACTGTACCGGGCGATCTGCGCAGTCGACGGGCATGAGCCGACCCTCGACACGCCGGAAGCGATTAGCGCGGCCGGTCTGGCGGGCGATCCGATTGCCCTCGAAGTGCTTGAGCAGTTTTGCTGCTGGCTCGGCCGCGTGGCCGGCAACAACGTGCTGACTACTGGCGCGCGCGGAGGGGTGTATATCGTTGGCGGGGTGATTCCGCGCTTTGCCGATTTCTTCGCCAGCAGCGGTTTCGCCCGCAGCTTCGCCGACAAGGGCTGCATGAGCGATTACTTCAAAGGCATCCCGGTGTGGCTGGTGACAGCGCCGTATTCTGGCCTGGTCGGCGCCGGCGTGGCCCTCGACCAAGCTATCCCGACCTGA
- the edd gene encoding phosphogluconate dehydratase, with the protein MHPRVLEVTERLIARSRATRQAYLALIRGAATDGPMRGKLQCANFAHGVAGCGSEDKHSLRMMNSANIAIVSSYNDMLSAHQPYEVFPQQIKNALREIGSVGQFAGGTPAMCDGVTQGEPGMELSLPSREVIAMSTAVALSHNMFDGALMLGICDKIVPGLMMGSLRFGHLPTIFVPGGPMVSGISNKEKADVRQKYAEGKATREELLESEMKSYHSPGTCTFYGTANTNQLLMEVMGLHLPGASFVNPNTPLRDALTREAAHQVTRLTKQNGNFMPIGEIVDEKALVNSIVALHATGGSTNHTLHMPAIAMAAGIQLTWQDMADLSEVVPTLSHVYPNGKADINHFQAAGGMSFLIRELLGAGLLHEDVNTVLGHGLSKYTKEPFLDNGELVWREGPTDSLDENILRPVSRAFSAEGGLRVMEGNLGRGVMKVSAVALENQIVEAPAMVFQDQQDLADAFKAGLLEKDFVAVMRFQGPRSNGMPELHKMTPFLGVLQDRGFKVALVTDGRMSGASGKIPAAIHVSPEAYVGGALARVQEGDIIRVDGVKGTLELKVDADEFAAREPAKGLLGNNIGSGRELFGFMRMAFSSAEQGASAFTSALETLN; encoded by the coding sequence ATGCATCCCCGCGTTCTTGAGGTCACCGAACGGCTTATCGCCCGCAGCCGCGCCACGCGTCAGGCTTACCTTGCATTGATTCGCGGCGCCGCCACGGACGGGCCGATGCGCGGCAAGCTGCAATGCGCCAACTTCGCCCATGGCGTGGCCGGGTGCGGCAGCGAAGACAAGCACAGCCTGCGGATGATGAACTCGGCGAACATCGCCATTGTGTCTTCGTATAACGACATGCTTTCGGCGCACCAGCCGTACGAAGTGTTCCCCCAGCAGATCAAAAATGCCTTGCGCGAAATCGGCTCGGTCGGCCAGTTCGCTGGCGGCACCCCGGCAATGTGCGACGGCGTGACCCAGGGCGAGCCGGGCATGGAACTGAGCCTGCCGAGCCGCGAAGTGATTGCCATGTCGACCGCCGTGGCGCTGTCGCACAACATGTTCGACGGTGCGCTGATGCTCGGCATCTGCGACAAGATCGTGCCGGGGCTGATGATGGGCTCGCTGCGCTTCGGTCATCTGCCGACCATTTTCGTGCCGGGCGGGCCGATGGTCTCGGGGATTTCCAACAAGGAAAAAGCCGATGTGCGGCAGAAGTACGCCGAAGGCAAGGCGACCCGCGAAGAGCTGCTGGAATCGGAGATGAAGTCTTACCACAGCCCGGGCACCTGCACGTTCTACGGCACCGCCAACACCAACCAGTTGCTGATGGAAGTCATGGGCCTGCACTTGCCGGGCGCGTCTTTCGTCAACCCGAACACGCCGCTGCGTGACGCACTGACCCGCGAAGCCGCGCATCAGGTCACGCGCCTGACCAAGCAGAACGGCAACTTCATGCCGATCGGTGAAATCGTCGACGAGAAGGCGCTGGTCAATTCGATCGTTGCCCTGCACGCCACTGGCGGCTCGACCAATCACACTCTGCACATGCCGGCGATCGCCATGGCCGCGGGCATTCAGCTGACCTGGCAGGACATGGCCGACCTCTCCGAAGTCGTCCCGACCCTGAGCCACGTCTACCCGAACGGCAAAGCCGACATCAACCACTTCCAGGCCGCGGGCGGCATGTCGTTCCTGATCCGCGAACTGCTCGGCGCCGGCCTGCTGCACGAAGACGTCAACACCGTGCTTGGCCACGGTTTGAGCAAATACACCAAAGAACCATTCCTTGATAACGGCGAGCTGGTCTGGCGCGAAGGCCCGACTGACAGCCTCGACGAAAACATTTTGCGTCCAGTCTCTCGAGCGTTCTCCGCCGAGGGCGGCTTGCGCGTGATGGAGGGCAACCTTGGTCGCGGCGTGATGAAGGTCTCGGCGGTGGCGCTGGAAAACCAGATCGTCGAAGCGCCGGCGATGGTGTTCCAGGATCAGCAGGATCTGGCCGACGCGTTCAAGGCCGGTCTGCTGGAGAAGGATTTCGTCGCAGTGATGCGCTTCCAGGGCCCGCGTTCCAACGGTATGCCGGAGCTGCACAAGATGACGCCGTTCCTCGGCGTGCTGCAGGATCGCGGCTTCAAAGTGGCACTGGTGACCGACGGGCGCATGTCCGGCGCGTCGGGGAAAATCCCTGCGGCAATTCACGTCAGCCCCGAAGCTTATGTCGGTGGTGCTTTGGCGCGCGTGCAAGAGGGCGATATCATCCGCGTCGATGGCGTCAAAGGCACCTTGGAACTGAAGGTCGACGCCGACGAATTTGCCGCACGCGAACCTGCCAAAGGCCTGTTGGGCAACAACATCGGCAGCGGTCGCGAACTGTTCGGCTTCATGCGCATGGCCTTCAGCTCGGCGGAGCAGGGCGCCAGCGCCTTCACTTCTGCCCTGGAGACGCTTAATTGA